In Microbacterium sp. 1.5R, the following are encoded in one genomic region:
- a CDS encoding Sir2 family NAD-dependent protein deacetylase yields the protein MSASSPVELSTTIARTAELLRGRKIALLTGAGISTDSGIPAYRGEGSRNRTDPMTIQRYLADETARRRYWVGGHLGWRAFARAEPNPGHLSLAAMESSGHVTGVITQNVDGLHLRAGSSHVIEVHGTMRRVLCLKCGQVFDRRDIAVQIEERNPWISVPENVALAPDGDVLPESTDGFIVPVCTVCEGMLKPDVVFFGEYVPQGRFKAAESLLRASDALIVAGSSLVVNSGVRLVERARRRSIPLIIINREPTRADVWADATIAAGTSDVLPAIQELLE from the coding sequence GTGAGCGCATCGAGTCCGGTCGAACTGTCGACCACCATCGCTCGCACCGCCGAACTCCTGCGCGGTCGGAAGATCGCCTTGCTCACGGGCGCCGGGATCTCCACGGACTCGGGAATCCCCGCTTACCGCGGCGAAGGGTCGCGCAACCGGACTGATCCCATGACGATCCAGCGGTACCTGGCCGATGAGACGGCGCGGCGTCGTTATTGGGTCGGCGGGCATCTCGGCTGGCGGGCGTTCGCCCGCGCCGAGCCGAACCCCGGCCATCTCTCTCTCGCCGCCATGGAGTCCTCCGGACACGTCACCGGCGTCATCACCCAGAACGTCGACGGACTGCATCTGCGCGCGGGCAGCTCGCACGTCATCGAAGTGCACGGCACCATGCGCAGGGTTCTCTGCCTGAAGTGCGGCCAGGTCTTCGATCGCCGCGACATCGCAGTGCAGATCGAAGAGCGCAATCCCTGGATCTCCGTCCCCGAGAACGTGGCGCTCGCTCCCGACGGCGACGTGCTCCCCGAGAGCACCGACGGGTTCATCGTGCCGGTGTGCACGGTGTGCGAAGGGATGCTGAAGCCCGACGTCGTGTTCTTCGGCGAATACGTGCCGCAGGGGCGCTTCAAGGCCGCGGAGTCGCTGCTCCGGGCGAGCGATGCGCTGATCGTCGCCGGCTCATCCCTCGTCGTCAACTCCGGTGTGCGCCTCGTCGAGCGCGCACGACGCCGCAGCATCCCCCTCATCATCATCAACCGCGAGCCGACGCGCGCGGATGTCTGGGCCGATGCCACCATCGCCGCAGGCACCAGCGACGTGCTCCCCGCGATCCAGGAGCTCCTTGAATGA
- a CDS encoding TrmH family RNA methyltransferase gives MELLRVTNPDDRRLDDYRALTDTALRSVSDPAGGLYIAESTKVIARAVAAGHRPRSVLVQERRVEDIRAIVGELDVPVYVVPDEVAEALTGFAVHRGTIASMHRPDLPTVREVIDSATLVLILENVGDHTNVGAAFRAAAALGADAVLVSPGGADPLYRRSVRVSMGTVFQVPWTRITDWASAVTDLHAAGFDVAALALSDDAVTLDAYVASRPERVALVMGSEGDGLSRTALDEADTVVTIPMSGGVDSLNVASAAAVALWALGRR, from the coding sequence GTGGAACTGCTGCGCGTGACGAATCCCGATGATCGACGACTCGACGACTATCGCGCACTGACCGACACCGCGCTCCGAAGTGTGAGCGACCCGGCCGGCGGGCTGTACATCGCCGAATCGACGAAAGTCATCGCGCGAGCCGTCGCTGCGGGGCATCGTCCGCGATCGGTCCTCGTTCAGGAGCGGCGGGTGGAGGACATCCGAGCGATCGTCGGCGAACTCGATGTACCTGTGTACGTCGTCCCGGACGAGGTGGCGGAGGCGCTGACCGGTTTCGCCGTGCACCGGGGCACGATCGCCTCGATGCATCGTCCTGACCTGCCGACGGTGCGTGAGGTCATCGACTCCGCCACGCTCGTGCTGATTCTCGAGAACGTCGGCGATCACACGAATGTCGGCGCCGCATTCCGTGCGGCCGCCGCGCTCGGAGCGGATGCCGTGCTGGTGTCTCCCGGGGGAGCCGACCCCCTGTACCGGCGCAGCGTGCGCGTCAGCATGGGAACGGTGTTCCAGGTGCCGTGGACCCGTATCACGGACTGGGCGTCCGCCGTCACCGACCTTCATGCCGCGGGGTTCGACGTCGCGGCCCTCGCGCTGAGCGACGACGCGGTGACTCTCGACGCCTATGTCGCGTCGCGTCCCGAGCGCGTCGCTCTCGTCATGGGATCCGAAGGCGACGGACTCTCACGCACCGCCCTCGACGAGGCAGACACCGTGGTGACGATTCCCATGTCGGGAGGCGTCGACTCGCTGAACGTGGCGTCTGCCGCGGCCGTGGCGCTGTGGGCGCTCGGACGCCGCTGA
- a CDS encoding undecaprenyl-diphosphate phosphatase, whose translation MHLFEALILGIVQGLTEFLPISSSAHLRILGTFLPSGEDPGAAFTAITQIGTEAAVVVFFWRDIVRIIAQWFRSLTGRVPRSDPDARMGWMIIIGSIPIVVLGLLFQDQIETVFRSLWIVAIMLIVFGILLGIADHVGAKRRKLDQLTYPHGIAYGFAQALALIPGVSRSGGTITMGLFLGYERAAAARYAFLLAIPAVFGSGFYQVFKSWDEPSFFSFGDTLAATGIAFVVALGVIAFFMNYISKRSFLPFVIYRILLGTVLLVLLGTGVIAA comes from the coding sequence ATGCACTTGTTCGAAGCGCTCATCCTCGGCATCGTCCAGGGACTCACCGAGTTCCTCCCGATCTCCTCCAGCGCCCATCTGCGCATCCTCGGCACCTTCCTGCCGTCGGGCGAGGATCCCGGCGCCGCGTTCACCGCGATCACCCAGATCGGCACGGAGGCGGCGGTCGTGGTGTTCTTCTGGCGCGACATCGTGCGGATCATCGCGCAGTGGTTCCGGTCGCTGACCGGCAGGGTCCCGCGCAGCGATCCGGATGCGCGCATGGGATGGATGATCATCATCGGCAGCATCCCGATCGTGGTCCTGGGGCTGCTCTTCCAGGACCAGATCGAGACCGTCTTCCGCTCCCTCTGGATCGTCGCGATCATGCTGATCGTCTTCGGCATCCTGCTCGGGATCGCCGACCACGTCGGCGCGAAGCGGCGCAAGCTCGATCAGCTCACCTACCCGCACGGCATCGCGTACGGCTTCGCGCAGGCTCTGGCGCTGATCCCCGGAGTCTCGCGCTCCGGTGGAACGATCACGATGGGACTCTTCCTCGGCTACGAGCGTGCCGCAGCCGCTCGCTACGCGTTCCTGCTCGCGATCCCCGCCGTGTTCGGCAGTGGCTTCTACCAGGTGTTCAAGAGCTGGGACGAGCCGTCGTTCTTCTCCTTCGGAGACACGCTCGCGGCGACGGGCATCGCATTCGTCGTGGCGCTCGGCGTGATCGCCTTCTTCATGAACTACATCTCGAAGCGGAGCTTCCTGCCGTTCGTGATCTACCGCATCCTCCTGGGCACCGTTCTCCTGGTGCTGCTGGGGACCGGCGTCATCGCGGCGTGA
- a CDS encoding histidine phosphatase family protein, whose product MTLLTLIRHGQTDWNLARRIQGSTDIPLNEKGRADARTAADRLEGVTHHSIYASPLKRARETAEIISESLGLGAPVLVPDMREREFGEGEGMLVSDYIEKYGDWLSPVPGAETLEGVAERALVALDAIARDARRRSAPVAESVIVVTHGGVIRSLINHVSGGTLPRVGEVLANGSAHRFEASPGSLRLIDQAILV is encoded by the coding sequence ATGACTCTGCTCACGCTCATCCGCCACGGCCAGACGGATTGGAACCTCGCCCGACGGATCCAGGGCTCCACCGACATCCCCCTGAACGAGAAGGGCCGTGCGGACGCACGGACCGCCGCGGATCGTCTCGAGGGCGTGACACATCACTCGATCTACGCCAGCCCGCTGAAGCGGGCGCGGGAGACGGCAGAGATCATCTCCGAAAGCCTGGGCCTCGGGGCTCCCGTGCTGGTGCCGGACATGCGCGAGCGCGAGTTCGGTGAGGGCGAGGGCATGCTGGTCTCCGACTACATCGAGAAGTACGGCGATTGGCTCTCGCCGGTTCCCGGCGCGGAGACCCTGGAAGGTGTCGCCGAACGGGCGCTGGTCGCCCTCGACGCGATCGCCCGCGATGCTCGCCGTCGCTCCGCACCGGTGGCGGAGTCCGTCATCGTCGTGACGCACGGCGGCGTGATCCGGTCACTGATCAACCACGTCTCGGGCGGCACGCTGCCGCGCGTCGGCGAGGTGCTCGCGAACGGTTCCGCCCACCGTTTCGAGGCCTCCCCCGGATCTCTGCGTCTCATCGACCAGGCGATCCTGGTCTGA
- a CDS encoding VIT1/CCC1 transporter family protein, with translation MTAPAAAEPTAADRRRWARYLVEERAEGHVYQKLASRRTGEEREILLSLADAERRHEQHWLDLLGAEPVRLPRAGIRSRLLGWMAGRFGSIFVLALAQSAEARSPYDSEQYATPAMRADEKVHYEVVRGLAARGRRRLSGSFRAAVFGANDGLVSNLALVLGIGATGVSSGFVLFSGIAGLLAGALSMGAGEFVSVRSQRELLASTEANEDAAASAADLDIDENELALVYRARGIGQQEALERARRIVDAARAGVERTATGPVHVHAGDDHEIVGSDWTAAISSFLLFASGAIIPVLPWLFGLEGTTAVVVALVLVGIALLSTGAMVGILSGGPPLRRALRQLAIGFGAAAVTYVLGLVFGVGAV, from the coding sequence ATGACAGCCCCCGCTGCCGCCGAGCCCACCGCCGCAGACCGCCGCCGCTGGGCGCGGTACCTCGTCGAGGAACGCGCCGAAGGACACGTGTACCAGAAGCTCGCGAGCCGACGCACGGGGGAGGAGCGTGAGATCCTTCTCAGCCTCGCCGACGCCGAGCGGCGCCATGAGCAGCACTGGCTCGATCTGCTCGGCGCGGAACCGGTCCGATTGCCACGCGCCGGCATCCGCTCCCGCCTCCTCGGCTGGATGGCGGGCCGCTTCGGATCCATCTTCGTGCTGGCCCTCGCGCAGAGCGCCGAGGCACGTTCACCGTACGACTCGGAGCAGTACGCGACGCCGGCGATGCGCGCTGACGAGAAAGTGCACTACGAGGTGGTTCGCGGTCTCGCTGCGCGGGGTCGGCGTCGCCTGTCGGGCTCGTTCCGCGCAGCGGTCTTCGGGGCCAACGACGGCCTCGTGAGCAACCTCGCGCTCGTGCTCGGCATCGGCGCCACGGGCGTCAGTTCGGGTTTCGTCCTGTTCAGCGGCATCGCAGGCCTGCTCGCCGGCGCGCTGTCGATGGGAGCGGGGGAGTTCGTGTCCGTGCGGTCTCAACGAGAGTTGCTCGCGTCGACGGAGGCCAACGAGGATGCCGCGGCATCCGCCGCCGACCTCGACATCGATGAGAACGAGCTCGCTCTGGTATACCGGGCGCGCGGGATCGGCCAGCAGGAGGCTCTGGAGCGCGCACGGCGCATCGTCGATGCCGCGCGCGCCGGCGTGGAACGCACCGCCACAGGGCCGGTCCACGTCCACGCCGGAGACGACCACGAGATCGTCGGCAGCGACTGGACCGCTGCGATCTCGAGCTTCCTGCTCTTCGCATCCGGCGCGATCATCCCCGTGCTCCCGTGGCTCTTCGGGCTCGAGGGGACCACAGCGGTGGTCGTCGCTCTCGTGCTCGTGGGCATCGCGCTCCTGTCGACGGGAGCGATGGTAGGCATCCTGTCCGGAGGGCCGCCCCTGCGTCGTGCGCTGCGTCAGCTGGCGATCGGTTTCGGAGCCGCAGCGGTCACGTACGTGCTCGGTCTGGTGTTCGGCGTCGGCGCGGTCTGA
- a CDS encoding M20/M25/M40 family metallo-hydrolase encodes MTDVSLPEVVRIARDLIRFDTSNFGGGNAKGERESAEYVGAYLQDLGLEVEYYEPILRRTNVMARVPGRDRSKPALVVHGHLDVVPAMAEDWTVDPFAGVVKDGMLWGRGAVDMKNMNAMILTAVGDLLRAGEQPERDLVLAFFADEENGGVEGSALVVQNRPEWFEGATEAISEVGGYSITVDDRRAYLLQVGEKALIWIRLVAKGRAGHGSRLHDDNAVTKLAEAVAALGRTRWPLRLTPTTEALLQGLSDLTGRSVDDPDALAAAAGPAEAFLRSSFRTTTNPTALSAGYKHNVIPERAEALIDVRVIPGTEDDVLAELQQIVGDEIEIQTVVRDIGMETPFDGELVEAMVASLGRHDPGVPVIPYLLGAGTDNKALAYLGITGYGFAPLRLPADLDFTGMFHGVDERVPVESLVFGQRVLADLLRTY; translated from the coding sequence ATGACTGACGTGTCTCTGCCCGAGGTGGTTCGCATCGCGCGCGACCTGATCCGATTCGACACCTCGAACTTCGGCGGGGGCAACGCGAAGGGCGAGCGGGAATCGGCCGAGTACGTCGGCGCCTATCTGCAGGATCTCGGCCTGGAAGTCGAGTACTACGAGCCCATCCTGCGGCGCACGAACGTCATGGCACGGGTGCCCGGACGCGACCGCAGCAAGCCGGCGCTCGTGGTGCACGGGCACCTCGACGTCGTCCCGGCCATGGCCGAGGACTGGACCGTCGATCCTTTCGCGGGCGTCGTCAAGGACGGCATGCTCTGGGGGCGGGGCGCCGTCGACATGAAGAACATGAACGCGATGATCCTGACGGCGGTCGGCGACCTGCTGCGAGCGGGCGAGCAGCCCGAACGCGACCTCGTGCTCGCCTTCTTCGCCGATGAGGAGAACGGCGGAGTCGAGGGATCGGCTCTCGTCGTGCAGAACCGCCCCGAGTGGTTCGAGGGCGCGACCGAGGCGATCAGCGAGGTGGGCGGCTATTCGATCACGGTCGACGATCGCCGCGCCTACCTGCTCCAGGTGGGGGAGAAGGCGCTCATCTGGATACGCCTCGTGGCGAAGGGCCGCGCCGGCCACGGAAGCCGTCTCCACGACGACAATGCGGTCACGAAGCTCGCGGAGGCCGTGGCGGCCCTGGGTCGCACGCGGTGGCCCCTGCGACTCACTCCCACCACCGAGGCGCTGCTGCAGGGCTTGAGCGATCTCACCGGGCGCTCCGTCGACGACCCGGACGCCCTCGCGGCGGCCGCCGGGCCCGCCGAGGCCTTCCTCCGTTCGTCGTTCCGCACGACGACGAACCCGACCGCACTGTCCGCCGGATACAAGCACAACGTGATCCCCGAGCGTGCCGAGGCGCTGATCGACGTGCGGGTGATCCCCGGAACTGAAGACGACGTGCTCGCCGAGTTGCAGCAGATCGTCGGCGACGAGATCGAGATCCAGACGGTGGTGCGGGACATCGGCATGGAGACGCCTTTCGACGGCGAGCTCGTCGAGGCGATGGTCGCGAGTCTCGGCCGGCATGACCCCGGTGTGCCGGTCATCCCGTACCTGCTGGGTGCAGGAACCGACAACAAGGCGCTCGCGTATCTCGGAATCACCGGGTACGGGTTCGCGCCTCTCCGGCTTCCCGCAGACCTCGACTTCACCGGGATGTTCCACGGGGTCGATGAGCGGGTGCCCGTAGAATCGCTTGTCTTCGGTCAGCGGGTGCTGGCCGATCTGCTGCGCACGTATTGA
- a CDS encoding HAD family hydrolase: MSRQPRAILWDMDGTLVDTEPYWMAAETALVESFGGTWTHEDALQLVGNGLIDSAIILQNAGVDMDAEAIISLLTDGVQDALRTQGVPFRPGARELLQDLRSAGIPTGLVTMSLRRMALSVVDLIEFQAFDIVVAGDDVTNPKPHPEPYLHAASLLEIDIADAVVIEDSPTGLRAGIASGAVALGVPHIVSLDHVGAHELWPSLEGRTAADLIELFDRKTSMTGATR; encoded by the coding sequence GTGAGCAGACAGCCCCGCGCGATCCTCTGGGACATGGACGGAACACTCGTCGACACCGAGCCGTACTGGATGGCGGCCGAGACCGCGCTGGTCGAATCCTTCGGCGGCACGTGGACCCATGAGGATGCGCTTCAGCTCGTCGGCAACGGACTCATCGACAGCGCGATCATCCTTCAGAACGCGGGCGTCGACATGGATGCCGAGGCGATCATCTCGCTCCTCACCGACGGCGTGCAGGATGCACTGCGCACGCAGGGAGTGCCCTTCCGGCCCGGCGCCCGCGAGCTGCTGCAGGACCTGAGGTCAGCGGGGATCCCCACAGGACTCGTCACGATGTCGCTGCGTCGCATGGCGCTGAGCGTCGTCGACCTGATCGAGTTCCAGGCCTTCGACATCGTCGTCGCCGGCGATGATGTGACCAACCCGAAGCCCCACCCCGAGCCCTACCTCCACGCGGCATCCCTGCTCGAGATCGACATCGCCGATGCTGTGGTCATCGAGGACTCGCCGACCGGGCTCCGCGCGGGCATCGCATCCGGCGCCGTCGCCCTCGGCGTGCCGCATATCGTCTCGCTCGATCACGTGGGCGCGCATGAGCTGTGGCCGAGCCTCGAGGGGCGCACCGCCGCCGACCTGATCGAACTCTTCGACCGAAAGACCTCCATGACGGGAGCCACCCGATGA
- a CDS encoding DEAD/DEAH box helicase, translating into MLSPSFPQRAPWGTANKLRAWQQEALEQYFQADQRDFLVAATPGAGKTTFALTLAVELMRMGEVNRIIVVAPTEHLKTQWADAAARVHIRLDPRFRNSHWAPARHYHGAVVTYAQVAAKSSVHRHLTEDAKTLVVLDEVHHGGDALSWGDAIRDAYGPAKRRLLLSGTPFRSDTAPIPFVEYHPDESGARISRTDYNYGYGRALADGVVRPVLFHMYAGKMRWRTSTGDELETHLGQDNTKDVTSQAWRTALDPEGEWMPAVLSAADRRLTEIRHHVPDAGGLVLATDQTVARAYAKILHSITGQQPTIVLSDDATASERIEKFSNSEDRWMVAVRMVSEGVDVPRLAVGVYATSSSTPLFFAQAIGRFVRARRRGEAASVFLPQVPVLMGLANEMDKQRDHALDRQSKDDDGLEDSLLDSANREDDASDALTQEFSYQALSSVAHFDRVVFEGQEFGQLAEPGTPEEEEFIGFPGLLEPEHVHELLMQRQARQTRLRETREAEAGPTETTTLPAPLHRTLREQRQLLNSLVGLYARQKGEPHGAVHAELRRICGGPAVAQATVTQLQSRIDVLRKRVRS; encoded by the coding sequence ATGCTTTCTCCGTCCTTCCCCCAGCGCGCCCCCTGGGGTACTGCGAACAAGCTGCGCGCCTGGCAGCAGGAGGCGCTCGAACAGTACTTCCAGGCGGATCAGCGTGACTTCCTCGTCGCGGCGACACCCGGTGCAGGCAAGACGACCTTCGCGCTCACCCTCGCGGTCGAGCTCATGCGCATGGGGGAGGTCAACCGGATCATCGTGGTCGCGCCGACCGAGCATCTCAAGACGCAGTGGGCCGATGCAGCAGCGCGGGTGCACATCCGTCTGGATCCCCGGTTCCGCAACAGTCATTGGGCGCCGGCGCGGCATTACCACGGCGCCGTCGTGACCTACGCGCAGGTCGCGGCGAAGTCGTCGGTCCACCGCCATCTGACCGAGGATGCGAAGACCCTCGTCGTCCTCGACGAGGTGCATCACGGCGGCGACGCCCTCAGCTGGGGTGATGCGATCCGAGACGCGTACGGGCCCGCGAAGCGCCGACTGCTGCTGTCCGGGACGCCCTTCCGCAGCGACACCGCACCGATCCCGTTCGTGGAGTACCACCCTGACGAGTCCGGTGCACGGATCTCCCGCACCGACTACAACTACGGCTACGGTCGCGCCCTGGCCGACGGCGTCGTCCGCCCCGTGCTGTTCCACATGTACGCCGGCAAGATGCGATGGCGCACGAGCACCGGAGACGAACTCGAGACGCATCTCGGGCAGGACAACACCAAGGACGTGACCTCGCAGGCCTGGCGCACGGCGCTCGACCCCGAGGGCGAGTGGATGCCGGCTGTGCTGTCCGCAGCCGATCGTCGTCTGACCGAGATCAGGCATCACGTTCCGGATGCCGGCGGCCTGGTGCTCGCGACCGATCAGACCGTCGCGCGTGCCTACGCCAAGATCCTGCACAGCATCACCGGTCAGCAGCCGACGATCGTGCTGTCCGATGACGCGACGGCCTCCGAACGCATCGAGAAGTTCAGCAACAGCGAGGACCGCTGGATGGTCGCGGTGCGCATGGTGTCCGAGGGGGTGGACGTGCCGCGTCTCGCGGTCGGCGTCTACGCCACGTCGTCGTCGACGCCGCTGTTCTTCGCTCAGGCCATCGGCCGATTCGTGCGAGCACGCCGCCGTGGCGAGGCCGCGAGCGTATTCCTCCCTCAGGTGCCGGTCCTGATGGGTCTCGCGAACGAGATGGACAAGCAGCGCGATCACGCGCTCGACCGTCAATCGAAGGACGACGACGGGCTCGAGGACTCGCTGCTCGATTCCGCGAACCGCGAGGACGACGCGTCCGACGCGCTGACCCAGGAATTCAGCTATCAGGCGCTCTCGTCGGTGGCCCACTTCGACCGGGTCGTGTTCGAGGGCCAGGAGTTCGGTCAGCTGGCCGAGCCGGGCACCCCCGAAGAAGAGGAGTTCATCGGCTTTCCCGGTCTTCTCGAGCCCGAGCACGTGCACGAGCTCCTGATGCAGCGACAGGCGCGGCAGACGCGACTGCGAGAGACGAGAGAAGCCGAGGCGGGTCCCACCGAGACGACGACGCTCCCTGCGCCCCTGCACCGCACGCTGCGCGAGCAACGGCAGCTGCTGAACAGCCTCGTTGGGCTGTACGCCCGTCAGAAGGGCGAACCGCATGGTGCGGTCCATGCCGAGCTGCGCCGGATCTGCGGCGGACCAGCAGTCGCCCAGGCGACCGTGACGCAGCTGCAGTCCCGTATCGACGTACTCCGCAAGCGCGTCCGCTCCTGA
- a CDS encoding PAC2 family protein produces the protein MDGLGSRIVIVAFDGWNDAGEAASGAVAALRETTDYDLVHSIDPELYFDYQYTRPATKMDAEGRRQLTWPEAGLWRPRDPGPGPEFWILTGVEPARTWQAFASEFIDVALRDDITGFVTLGAMLSDVPHTRPISIFASSQNEQVREAHGLERSLYEGPVGILSVIEHFAESAGIPTASLWASVPHYVASATPSPKVTLALLDRLEELTGVDVPRDHLRTEAAAWEASIDAAAADDEDMTEYIHQLERTRDTWDSPDASGDAIAQAFERYLKRRGDGPGDHKR, from the coding sequence ATGGATGGCCTCGGTTCACGCATCGTCATCGTCGCCTTCGACGGGTGGAACGACGCAGGGGAAGCCGCGAGCGGCGCGGTCGCCGCACTGCGCGAGACGACGGACTACGACCTCGTGCACTCGATCGACCCGGAGCTGTACTTCGACTACCAGTACACGCGCCCTGCGACGAAGATGGACGCCGAAGGGCGTCGCCAGCTCACCTGGCCCGAAGCCGGACTCTGGCGCCCGCGCGACCCGGGTCCCGGTCCCGAGTTCTGGATCCTCACGGGCGTGGAGCCTGCGCGCACCTGGCAGGCTTTCGCGTCGGAATTCATCGACGTCGCTCTCCGCGACGACATCACGGGCTTCGTGACGCTCGGCGCGATGCTCTCCGACGTGCCCCACACCCGCCCCATCTCGATCTTCGCGTCGAGCCAGAACGAGCAGGTCCGCGAGGCGCACGGCCTCGAGCGCTCGCTCTACGAAGGCCCCGTCGGAATTCTCAGCGTCATCGAGCACTTCGCCGAGAGCGCCGGCATTCCGACCGCCAGTCTGTGGGCGAGCGTGCCGCACTACGTCGCCTCCGCCACACCGTCGCCCAAGGTGACCCTCGCTCTTCTCGATCGGCTCGAGGAGCTGACCGGCGTGGACGTGCCTCGCGACCACCTGCGCACCGAGGCCGCCGCCTGGGAGGCATCGATCGATGCCGCCGCCGCGGACGACGAGGACATGACCGAGTACATCCATCAGCTCGAGCGCACGCGCGACACGTGGGACTCCCCCGATGCGTCGGGCGATGCCATCGCTCAGGCCTTCGAGCGCTATCTCAAGCGCCGTGGCGACGGCCCCGGCGACCACAAGCGGTAG
- a CDS encoding SGNH/GDSL hydrolase family protein has translation MTDQDSIRTPELDNENPHPWRRFVAIGDSFTEGIGDPDPSQPGSHRGWADRVAEVLSRQVDDFAYANLAVRGKLIAQIVRDQIEPAVALHPDLISICAGGNDVIRPGTDPDAIAVQLEDAVARLSSTGAAVLLFTGIDTAFTPVFRAFRGKVAIYNENVRAIAERHDCIVADQWALKVVQDMRFFDDDRLHYNSLGHHEVARMALRALNVPNDLESMQPEPLPLRTWREARSEDLGWAREHLVPWVLRRLRHESSGDHIVAKRPEPSPIIFPSSD, from the coding sequence ATGACAGACCAGGATTCGATCCGAACCCCGGAACTCGACAACGAGAATCCGCACCCCTGGCGGAGGTTCGTCGCGATCGGCGACTCGTTCACCGAGGGGATCGGCGACCCCGACCCCTCGCAGCCCGGCAGCCACCGCGGCTGGGCCGACCGCGTCGCCGAGGTGCTCTCGCGTCAGGTCGACGACTTCGCGTACGCCAACCTCGCCGTGCGCGGCAAGCTGATCGCCCAGATCGTGCGCGACCAGATCGAACCCGCCGTGGCGCTGCATCCCGACCTGATCTCGATCTGCGCGGGCGGCAACGACGTGATCCGTCCGGGCACCGACCCCGACGCCATCGCCGTCCAGCTGGAGGACGCCGTCGCACGCCTGTCGTCGACGGGTGCCGCCGTGCTGCTGTTCACCGGGATCGACACCGCCTTCACTCCTGTCTTCCGAGCGTTCCGCGGCAAGGTCGCGATCTACAACGAGAACGTCCGCGCGATCGCCGAGCGCCACGACTGCATCGTCGCCGACCAGTGGGCGCTCAAGGTCGTGCAGGACATGCGGTTCTTCGATGACGACCGTCTGCACTACAACTCGCTGGGCCATCATGAGGTCGCCCGCATGGCGCTGCGCGCGCTCAACGTGCCCAACGACCTCGAGTCCATGCAGCCCGAGCCGCTTCCGCTGCGCACCTGGCGGGAGGCGCGCTCCGAAGACCTCGGCTGGGCGCGGGAGCATCTGGTTCCGTGGGTGCTGCGGCGTCTTCGCCATGAGTCATCCGGTGATCACATCGTCGCGAAGCGTCCCGAGCCCTCGCCGATCATCTTCCCGTCGTCCGACTGA
- a CDS encoding tRNA (adenine-N1)-methyltransferase — protein sequence MTDTTSQRPSGPFREGDRVQLTGPKGRLHTVTLREDGELHTHQGVLRHRDLIGLPDGSVAANSSGHEYLALRPLLRDFAMSMPRGAAIVYPKDAAQIVMQADIFPGAVVVEAGVGSGALSLSLLRAIGPVGRLVSFERREDFAQVARGNVETFFGETPDTWDVVVGDLADALPAEFPAGTVDRVVLDMLAPWECMDVVADALTPGGVVLCYVATATQLSRVAEYIRSTGLFTDPEASETMVRGWHVEGLAVRPDHRMVAHTGFLLTARRLAPGAVAPQVKRRASKSSYGDADVEAWTPGAVGDREINDKNLRKRAREAAKAAEGARLAAGSRESEPPTE from the coding sequence ATGACCGACACCACCTCACAGCGGCCGAGCGGGCCGTTCCGCGAGGGCGATCGGGTGCAGCTGACCGGCCCCAAGGGTCGCCTGCACACCGTGACCCTCCGAGAGGACGGCGAGCTGCACACGCACCAGGGCGTGCTCCGGCACCGCGACCTCATCGGTCTGCCCGACGGCTCAGTGGCCGCGAACAGCTCGGGACACGAGTACCTCGCGCTCCGGCCTCTGCTCCGCGACTTCGCGATGTCGATGCCGCGCGGCGCCGCGATCGTCTACCCCAAGGACGCCGCGCAGATCGTGATGCAGGCCGACATCTTCCCCGGTGCCGTCGTCGTGGAAGCGGGTGTAGGGTCCGGTGCCCTTTCGCTCTCGCTCCTGCGGGCCATCGGTCCGGTCGGCCGGCTGGTGTCGTTCGAGCGTCGTGAGGACTTCGCCCAGGTCGCACGGGGCAACGTCGAGACCTTCTTCGGCGAGACGCCGGACACCTGGGACGTCGTGGTGGGAGATCTCGCGGATGCGCTGCCGGCGGAGTTCCCGGCGGGCACGGTCGACCGTGTCGTACTCGACATGCTCGCGCCGTGGGAATGCATGGATGTCGTCGCCGACGCACTCACCCCCGGCGGCGTCGTGCTGTGCTACGTGGCCACCGCCACGCAGCTCTCGCGGGTGGCCGAGTACATCCGGAGCACGGGTCTGTTCACGGATCCCGAGGCGTCCGAGACGATGGTTCGCGGCTGGCACGTCGAGGGTCTCGCCGTGCGGCCCGATCACCGGATGGTGGCGCACACCGGCTTCCTCCTCACGGCTCGTCGGCTGGCGCCGGGCGCCGTGGCCCCTCAGGTGAAGCGCAGGGCATCGAAGAGCAGCTACGGCGATGCGGATGTCGAGGCGTGGACGCCGGGGGCTGTCGGCGATCGCGAGATCAACGACAAGAATCTGCGCAAGCGGGCGAGAGAGGCCGCGAAGGCCGCTGAGGGCGCCCGTCTCGCCGCCGGTTCGCGCGAATCCGAGCCACCGACGGAATAG